A genome region from Polypterus senegalus isolate Bchr_013 chromosome 7, ASM1683550v1, whole genome shotgun sequence includes the following:
- the LOC120533122 gene encoding alcohol dehydrogenase 1-like: MTTAGKVIKCKAAVAWEPEKPLTMEEIEVAPPQAHEVRLKVVATGVCHSDYYVLYEDIRDYAFPCVLGHEGAGIVESVGPGVTRFKPGDKVIPLFASQCGECLLCLSDRTNQCVKNWTLADKDMKSKSRFTCKGKVIIQFMGTSTFSEYTVVPEVALAKIPDSAPLDKVCLLGCGISTGYGAAINSAKVQPGSTCAVFGLGAVGLAAVMGCQAAGASRIIAVDINEDKSSKAKEFGATDFVNPKDYKKPIQEVLMEMTDGGVDFSLECAGNVDVMRSALESTRRAWGVSVIVGWVAIKDVSTKPVDLICGRTWKGSSFGGWKSVQSIPKLVSDYMEKKIKLDEFITHMMPLEKVNEAFDLMVAGKSIRTVLTM; this comes from the exons ATGACGACAGCAGGCAAG GTTATCAAGTGCAAGGCCGCCGTTGCCTGGGAGCCCGAGAAGCCGCTGACCATGGAAGAAATCGAGGTGGCCCCTCCGCAGGCCCATGAAGTCCGCCTGAAG GTGGTCGCCACTGGCGTGTGCCACTCCGACTACTACGTCCTGTATGAAGATATCAGAGACTACGCCTTTCCATGTGTCCTGGGACACGAAGGAGCCGGAATTGTGGAGAGCGTTGGGCCGGGAGTGACGAGATTCAAGCCTG GAGACAAAGTGATCCCCCTCTTCGCCTCCCAGTGTGGGGAGTGCCTGCTGTGCCTGAGCGACAGAACGAACCAATGTGTGAAGAACTG GACTCTGGCAGACAAGGACATGAAGAGTAAAAGTCGCTTCACGTGCAAAGGCAAAGTCATCATCCAGTTCATGGGCACCAGCACCTTCTCCGAGTACACGGTGGTCCCAGAGGTGGCTTTGGCCAAGATTCCTGACAGCGCGCCCCTCGACAAGGTCTGCCTGCTGGGCTGTGGCATCTCCACGGGCTACGGAGCGGCGATCAACTCGGCCAAG GTCCAGCCGGGCTCCACCTGTGCCGTGTTTGGACTCGGCGCCGTCGGCCTAGCGGCTGTCATGGGCTGCCAGGCGGCCGGAGCGTCTCGCATCATCGCAGTGGACATCAACGAGGACAAATCCAGCAAGGCTAAGGAGTTCGGAGCCACCGACTTCGTCAACCCCAAGGACTACAAGAAGCCCATCCAGGAGGTGCTGATGGAGATGACGGACGGCGGCGTCGACTTTTCTCTGGAGTGCGCCGGCAACGTGGACGTCATG AGAAGTGCGCTCGAGTCGACGAGACGTGCCTGGGGAGTCAGCGTTATCGTCGGCTGGGTGGCCATAAAGGACGTTTCTACTAAGCCGGTGGACCTGATCTGTGGGCGCACCTGGAAGGGCAGCAGCTTTGGAG GCTGGAAGAGCGTGCAGAGCATTCCCAAGCTGGTCTCTGACTACATGGAGAAGAAGATCAAGCTGGATGAGTTCATAACTCACATGATGCCTTTGGAGAAAGTCAACGAGGCGTTTGACCTGATGGTCGCTGGAAAAAG CATTCGGACCGTCCTGACGATGTAA